The following are encoded in a window of Paenibacillaceae bacterium GAS479 genomic DNA:
- a CDS encoding DNA-directed RNA polymerase subunit delta, protein MSTTNLSQKFDAERLREMPMVDLAFEVLKSANTPFYYRDLMKEIAKYRGLKDDEVNNVIAQVYTEINIDGRFACVGSNTWGLKRWYPVEKNEDPISNAKRPRIINDEDDLEDEEVFEAEEDDNYTETEEDFDLFDEDREFEESEDEEETAVDETIEEDDDADAVAEESDDDEEDFDDEDEDDSDDDDKK, encoded by the coding sequence ATGAGCACGACTAACTTATCCCAAAAATTCGATGCGGAGCGCTTGCGCGAGATGCCGATGGTTGACTTGGCATTCGAGGTGCTGAAGTCGGCAAATACGCCGTTCTACTACCGCGATCTGATGAAGGAAATTGCCAAATATCGTGGGCTCAAGGATGATGAAGTGAACAATGTCATCGCCCAGGTTTATACGGAGATCAACATCGACGGCCGTTTCGCCTGTGTTGGCAGCAACACTTGGGGCCTGAAACGCTGGTACCCAGTTGAGAAAAATGAAGATCCAATCAGCAATGCCAAACGTCCGCGTATCATCAACGATGAAGATGATCTTGAGGATGAGGAAGTGTTCGAAGCCGAAGAGGACGACAACTACACCGAAACCGAAGAGGACTTCGATCTGTTCGATGAAGATCGCGAGTTTGAAGAGAGCGAAGACGAGGAAGAAACCGCTGTTGACGAGACTATCGAAGAAGACGATGATGCCGATGCGGTGGCTGAGGAATCGGATGACGACGAGGAAGACTTCGACGATGAGGACGAAGACGATTCGGATGACGACGACAAGAAATAA
- a CDS encoding Subtilase family protein, with translation MDQLLRWLREIPASAGVPTKRLMLSFRRPDEYHSFLHACEGTLPALELTPIPLIQSLSLLLPKKAELPPLPKGITIEKDSLIYMNAAGLPKAMPEKGLPWGVQQIRAPLAWNRTTGHRIKIGVIDTGIDHSHPDLKSSLGRGINLVDRTQLPHDDNGHGTHIAGTIAAANQPTGMIGVAPRSIVYPVKAFDQNGSAFVSDIILGIEWCVRSGINIINMSFGMKSRSKSLHTACINATNAGVIIIASSGNDGRRRSIDYPARYPQTISVGATNRMRRIASFSNRGPYIDIYAPGDHIHSAWLKGKYHEMSGTSMATSHVSGAVALLLAHQPGLTPAEIKAILKRSMVPLRGAKDRLAPGELDVPKMMKAAEA, from the coding sequence TTGGATCAACTGCTCCGCTGGCTGCGCGAAATCCCTGCCTCCGCGGGCGTTCCGACAAAGCGGCTTATGCTTTCTTTCCGGCGCCCCGACGAATATCATTCTTTCCTCCATGCCTGCGAGGGAACTTTACCTGCCCTGGAGTTGACTCCGATACCGCTCATCCAGTCGCTTAGCTTACTGCTGCCCAAGAAGGCGGAGCTGCCTCCGCTTCCCAAAGGGATTACCATTGAAAAAGACAGCTTGATTTATATGAATGCGGCTGGGCTGCCTAAAGCTATGCCTGAAAAAGGGCTGCCCTGGGGCGTCCAGCAAATTCGAGCTCCTCTTGCATGGAACCGTACCACAGGTCATCGCATCAAAATCGGTGTCATCGATACCGGCATCGATCATTCTCATCCCGATCTAAAATCATCGCTCGGGCGTGGTATCAATCTCGTCGACCGTACCCAACTTCCCCATGATGACAATGGCCACGGAACCCATATCGCCGGAACGATTGCTGCAGCAAACCAACCCACCGGCATGATCGGAGTCGCTCCGCGTTCCATCGTCTATCCCGTCAAAGCGTTCGATCAGAACGGCAGCGCCTTCGTGTCCGACATTATCCTCGGCATTGAATGGTGCGTCCGCAGCGGCATCAATATCATTAACATGAGCTTCGGTATGAAATCACGCAGCAAGTCATTGCATACCGCCTGCATCAACGCGACCAATGCCGGAGTCATCATCATTGCCTCCTCCGGTAATGACGGCAGGCGCCGATCCATCGATTATCCCGCGCGTTATCCACAAACGATATCCGTTGGGGCGACGAATCGGATGCGTCGCATCGCTTCCTTCAGCAACCGCGGGCCTTATATCGACATTTATGCTCCAGGCGACCACATCCATTCCGCCTGGCTGAAAGGCAAGTACCATGAAATGAGCGGCACATCGATGGCCACTTCCCATGTAAGTGGTGCTGTCGCCTTGCTGCTTGCGCATCAACCCGGCCTCACACCGGCTGAGATCAAAGCCATTCTGAAGCGCTCCATGGTGCCGCTGCGCGGAGCTAAAGACCGACTCGCGCCAGGCGAGCTAGATGTGCCCAAAATGATGAAAGCCGCTGAAGCTTAG
- a CDS encoding arginyl-tRNA synthetase — MSQNVLELVYTTIREGIADAVVAAGLAAREDLPEFVLEVPRDKSHGDLATNAAMQLTKLARKNPRQIAEAILEHLDKNKASILSADIAGPGFINFRLDRAYLYPVIGQVQSAGEDYGRGESTGKRVEIEFVSANPTGNLHLGHARGAAVGDALCNVLDFAGNEVTREYYINDAGAQVNNLAKSIEARYRQQLGQQAELPEDGYHGEDVIGFARELSAERGDALLAMTDEERFAFFKAYGLERELGKIKRDLERFRVPFDLWYSETSLYEKGLVTQALDALREKGQVYEEEGATWLNTTAYGDDKNRVLIKNDGSYTYLTPDVAYHRDKYGRGYDTMINIWGADHHGYIPRMKAAMEALGNDPNKLVVLIAQMVSLFQNGEKVKMSKRTGKAVTMEDLMDEVGVDAIRYFFTMRSMDSHLDFDMDLAVSTSNENPVYYVQYAHARICSILRQAQEQGVALLPLEQVELSRLTSEHEYDLMLKLAEFPQEIRQSAEQYAPHRLVRYVYELASQLHSYYRAERAITEDAAQTQARLALLDAVRTVIANTLRLIGVSAPDRM; from the coding sequence ATGAGTCAGAACGTACTTGAGCTAGTATACACAACGATCCGCGAGGGAATCGCCGATGCGGTAGTTGCCGCAGGTCTGGCAGCCCGCGAGGATCTGCCTGAATTTGTACTGGAGGTGCCGCGGGACAAGTCCCATGGCGACCTGGCGACCAACGCTGCAATGCAGTTGACCAAGCTCGCCCGCAAAAATCCGCGCCAAATCGCCGAGGCGATTTTGGAGCATTTAGACAAAAACAAAGCCTCCATCCTGTCGGCAGACATCGCTGGCCCGGGCTTTATTAACTTCCGTCTCGATCGCGCCTATCTGTACCCGGTCATCGGCCAGGTTCAGTCGGCAGGTGAGGACTACGGCCGCGGCGAAAGCACCGGCAAACGCGTTGAAATCGAGTTTGTCAGCGCCAATCCAACCGGCAACCTGCATCTTGGCCATGCCCGTGGAGCTGCAGTTGGCGATGCGCTGTGCAATGTGCTTGATTTTGCCGGTAATGAAGTGACGCGGGAGTACTATATCAATGATGCAGGCGCACAGGTGAACAACCTGGCCAAGTCGATTGAAGCCCGCTATCGCCAGCAGCTCGGCCAACAGGCGGAGCTTCCTGAGGATGGCTACCACGGCGAGGATGTTATCGGTTTCGCGCGGGAGCTGTCGGCGGAGCGTGGAGATGCTCTGCTCGCCATGACCGACGAGGAGCGCTTTGCCTTTTTCAAGGCGTACGGTCTGGAGCGTGAGCTCGGCAAGATCAAGCGTGATCTGGAGCGCTTCCGCGTCCCGTTTGATCTTTGGTACAGCGAGACATCCCTGTATGAAAAAGGCCTTGTGACACAAGCTTTGGACGCACTGCGCGAAAAAGGTCAAGTCTATGAAGAGGAAGGCGCGACTTGGCTCAACACGACCGCCTACGGCGACGACAAAAACCGCGTCCTCATCAAAAACGACGGCTCATACACGTATTTGACGCCGGACGTTGCTTACCATAGAGACAAGTATGGCCGTGGCTACGACACGATGATTAACATCTGGGGCGCCGATCACCATGGCTATATTCCGCGGATGAAGGCCGCTATGGAAGCACTCGGCAACGATCCGAATAAGCTGGTCGTGCTGATTGCTCAAATGGTCAGCCTGTTCCAAAATGGCGAGAAGGTCAAAATGTCCAAGCGTACGGGCAAAGCCGTGACGATGGAAGATTTGATGGACGAAGTTGGCGTGGATGCAATCCGCTACTTCTTCACTATGCGCAGCATGGATTCACATTTGGACTTTGACATGGATTTGGCCGTGTCTACCTCCAATGAGAATCCGGTCTACTATGTTCAGTACGCTCATGCACGCATCTGCAGCATTTTGCGCCAAGCCCAAGAGCAAGGCGTTGCTTTGCTGCCGCTGGAGCAGGTAGAGCTGTCCCGTCTGACCTCGGAGCATGAATATGACTTGATGCTTAAGCTGGCTGAATTCCCGCAGGAAATTCGCCAGTCGGCGGAGCAGTATGCGCCGCATCGCCTGGTCCGCTATGTGTATGAGCTGGCTTCCCAGCTGCACAGCTACTACCGTGCCGAGCGCGCCATTACCGAGGATGCGGCTCAGACGCAGGCCCGGTTGGCGCTGCTGGACGCCGTTCGTACCGTCATCGCTAACACGCTGCGCCTGATCGGCGTTTCTGCGCCTGATCGCATGTAG
- a CDS encoding Uncharacterized beta-barrel protein YwiB, DUF1934 family — protein sequence MEQWNEEAPSSQAGEKESNRASSDASSPAAGGSGRDVSPQRDGRREITVTVNSTQDGQQAPVAMYTGELIPKGRTLYIRYEEQDELHGSVRTMIRWSGEELTLTRRGGVESDQTFAAGQARGGRYSSAHLSFPLVTETEDLSVTMASDEGLLPLTLAWTYRLRMEDEISGRFQLRLTIQEANQS from the coding sequence ATGGAACAGTGGAATGAAGAGGCTCCAAGCTCGCAAGCGGGGGAGAAGGAGTCCAACAGAGCGTCCAGCGATGCGAGCTCGCCCGCAGCAGGCGGAAGCGGCCGAGACGTCTCGCCGCAAAGGGACGGCAGGCGAGAGATAACCGTCACTGTAAACAGCACGCAGGACGGGCAACAAGCACCTGTCGCGATGTATACCGGTGAATTGATTCCCAAAGGGCGGACGTTATATATTCGCTACGAGGAGCAGGACGAGCTGCACGGCTCGGTACGCACGATGATCCGCTGGAGCGGGGAGGAGCTGACGCTCACTCGCAGAGGCGGAGTGGAGTCGGATCAGACTTTCGCGGCCGGACAGGCGCGCGGAGGACGGTACAGCTCGGCGCATCTTTCGTTTCCGCTAGTAACGGAGACGGAGGATTTGTCGGTGACAATGGCCAGCGACGAAGGCTTATTGCCGTTGACGCTCGCATGGACGTACCGGCTGCGTATGGAAGATGAGATAAGCGGCCGCTTTCAATTGCGGCTTACGATACAGGAGGCTAACCAATCATGA